A region from the Vicia villosa cultivar HV-30 ecotype Madison, WI linkage group LG3, Vvil1.0, whole genome shotgun sequence genome encodes:
- the LOC131656309 gene encoding UPF0481 protein At3g47200-like, protein MHASTEITKSKATDPSTETTKPKATDPEENSSRYIRWKKSTKALLSSVRKQTCEPYSIPVVPDNLRQSNESAYIPKVVSIGPQYKERRELLQAEEIKWRCVTTLLSRTFGLDAIENCMKAVLEIDETVRASYVDKIKLDRYDLATNIVFDGCFLLELIICESKYDSELPIPFNGTSPGIEVKKMDYVMSDLMLLDNQIPIYILEILFTNLLGSSPQMREFIQNLVLPVFGYSGKLMVKSTVHFLDIAYSYLEMEWIDQKKKKEEEENVIPDDKLINQYRDIDQDPNLKLNLNRCATRLKAVGITIECLDVPDKKNFIAFTEFNREKRILRIPKLVINNQTEATWRSFIAWEHHKKKLKSGSVSDTDRLSVCTSSAMLFSDLICCTGDVKLLKDKGVIVVDDTLKLSNRDLVAYFHLIAKGVDRRIIDLNHFAMFDAMNTIPTKNYVTKVFIFLLHLFCKFFDWCYNVHEFFKTGYNYAFSIVGILTVVQTCYSVVSYHFPKK, encoded by the exons ATGCATGCATCTACAGAAATTACAAAG TCCAAGGCTACGGATCCATCTACAGAAACTACAAAG CCCAAGGCTACGGATCCGGAAGAAAATAGTAGCAGGTACATAAGATGGAAGAAAAGTACTAAAGCATTGCTGAGTTCTGTACGCAAACAAACATGTGAACCGTATAGCATTCCCGTTGTTCCAGACAACCTTCGGCAATCGAATGAGAGTGCCTACATTCCAAAAGTTGTTTCCATTGGCCCCCAATATAAAGAAAGGAGGGAGCTATTACAAGCGGAAGAGATCAAATGGCGCTGCGTCACCACTCTTCTTAGTCGAACATTTGGGCTGGATGCAATAGAAAACTGTATGAAAGCAGTTTTGGAGATAGATGAAACTGTTCGTGCAAGCTACGTAGATAAAATCAAACTTGATAGGTACGATCTTGCAACGAATATCGTATTTGACGGGTGTTTTCTGTTAGAACTAATCATTTGTGAATCTAAGTATGATTCAGAGTTACCAATACCATTTAATGGCACTAGTCCCGGAATAGAAGTAAAAAAGATGGACTATGTCATGAGCGATCTGATGCTATTGGATAATCAGATACCGATTTATATTCTTGAAATATTGTTCACAAATCTTCTTGGTTCCTCTCCCCAAATGCGAGAGTTCATACAAAATCTGGTTCTTCCTGTCTTCGGCTATTCGGGGAAATTGATGGTTAAATCCACCGTCCACTTCCTTGATATTGCTTACTCCTACCTGGAAATGGAATGgattgatcaaaagaaaaagaaagaggaagaggaaaatgTTATACCTGATGACAAACTCATTAACCAATATCGAGATATAGATCAAGATCCAAATCTAAAACTAAATCTAAATCGCTGTGCCACGAGACTCAAAGCTGTCGGTATAACAATCGAATGTCTTGACGTACCCGATAAAAAGAACTTTATAGCTTTCACCGAGTTCAACAGAGAAAAAAGGATACTAAGAATTCCAAAGCTAGTAATCAACAACCAAACAGAAGCAACTTGGCGGAGTTTCATCGCATGGGAGCATCATAAGAAAAAATTGAAGAGTGGTTCTGTATCAGATACTGACAGGCTTAGTGTATGCACTTCGTCTGCCATGCTTTTCAGCGATTTGATATGCTGTACAGGTGATGTTAAACTACTAAAAGACAAGGGAGTCATAGTAGTAGACGACACATTGAAGCTGAGCAATAGAGATCTGGTGGCTTATTTCCATTTAATCGCAAAGGGTGTTGATCGTCGTATTATTGACTTAAATCATTTCGCCATGTTTGATGCCATGAACACAATTCCTACGAAAAATTACGTCACTAAAGTGTTCATATTTCTGCTCCATCTCTTTTGCAAATTTTTCGACTGGTGTTACAATGTTCACGAATTTTTCAAGACCGGTTACAACTATGCTTTTTCCATTGTAGGTATTCTCACCGTTGTCCAGACTTGTTACTCAGTTGTTTCCTatcattttcccaaaaaatag